The genomic region CTTGTTGATCCATTGATGGAATAATCTGGTCATTCAGTATATTCAGGTAGTCAGCTGACCTCATTCTTTTTGGCACATAACATTGCTGAACCTAGACCTGTGGGGTATTCCACAAACGGAGGTTAAAACACAGAGTTAACGCTGAACTTTAGGTTGATTGACCCTGCGCCGACTAAACCAGAGCTGTCGGTTCCACCGTACCGCTTATGAATTAGTTCAATCAACACAGGGTTGGTTAACGCAGGGTTGTGCGTGTCCACGCCAAACCTATAAATGGCGAAAAGGGCCACATAAAATACTGGCCTTGAACTCCAGGTCCTCCTGGAGAGTTATGATGAGGAAAAAGGTGTTATAATGAAGAAAGAAATTAAGAGAAAAATCAGAGAAATAAAGCCTAAATGTGTAAGTTTCATGACAAAAGCACAATCCTAAATATTTGAACTATGAATCTATTAATATCTCAGGAACGTTAACAAAGCTTAACTATCACATAACCTGTTATACAAAGATGTACTCTGATGGGCCCCAACTATCATCTGATCAAGATGAAATATAAAAACGTCATACAAACTTTTCCCACCATCGTACTGGCCTACATATTTGTCAGTCCAGCATTTAAATTGTCATAACATATTTGACACTCCTGCATGTAAATAACCACTTTTTTTTAAGCCAATCGTGAAGAGGGCCGACAGTCGGCAGATGGTCTATGATATGCTCATAATGCAACGCATTCATAATGCCACGCATTGTTGAAATTTATAGCTCAAATTGGATTCAATACATCCTGGCATCGTGGACCGAACCAGCCCATTTTGCCTCCACATTAGTGATCATGTAGGAAGCATTACATATCATCTttttaatgataaaaaaaatcaagattgacagcgattaacaaaccATCATGAAGATATTGGAAATGCATGGCCAATATAGGCTGCGTAGGCTGTACCTACCTGAACACCCAGATGACAAGTCAACAACAAGGGTCATTTCTGTGCCATTTGGGAACACTTAAAGCATATAATGCTGACCTGCGAGTTGGTGAAACCCCATTTTAATGACCCTTGTGGGTTCGTGGCCAGGAGCGCACCAAGCGCTTCAGCGCAAGATAGAATTTACACACTGATCGGTAGACTGTAGCTTTCCCTATATGCTCAGTATCTCCAACACTGTACAAAAAACAATCCGTCGCAAAAAAACAGAGCAATGCAAATCGTTTGCAGTGAACTGAAGCCAGGTCCACGATTGGTAACCTTGGCAATGTAGGGCTAGAGAAGGCTATTTAAATATATGAAAGATTCACGCGAAAAACGATATCGCTCCAGCAAAAAATCATCAAGATAAGACAAGATGTCGAGCGGTGGTCTTATCACTCTCTCTCGGTGGATTGCCCAAATTATTTGCACTCTGATGTCAACAGGGCTCTCATCAAAAGGGCATGCCATTGCAAACATGTGAGATCTGCCGTGAACGTGGGTTTAAATAGCCTACCCTGAGCAAAACCGGGTTATCTTCCAAACTTAACCTGCGCAaaacctgctccgaccaggttTGATTCAGAGCATATGTTTCTATAGTAACTTAGATACCGTGTTCATTTTGGAACGGAAAACCTAGGGTTACCGCAAACCTCGGGTTAACTTACCCGGTTTTGTGATAAAACCGGCTTTGTGGAATACCCCACTGACCAACTGCAGCAACCCCAGATCATAACACTGACCCCATTGGGAAGCTGTTACCTATTTGCTTAGTAGTTAAATCCAGTTAGTGACCTTTCTTTGGCCAGGCAGTATCTATAAGAGTCTTAAGCTCCGGTGATGTCAAACCTTGTGCACGCAGAGATCACTGCTTCGAGTATACCACACCCCATGTATATTTCACTGTCAATAACTGATAATGTGTGTTGTTTGCAAAGATATGTTCTTTATCCAACTCTTGGTGTAAGAGTTTTGTATTTTACTGGGCACATTTAAGCAGTTAATTGAGGTGTTTCTGGCTGTTGCTTTCATGTTTTAAAACAACCCCTGTATAATTTGGCCTTTTACTTTGGGTACAGAAATGTGtcgttgtgttttagtttgcAATGTGCACCAGCTAGGGTTGAAGTCGGCAAACCAGTTTACTGTTTGTTGACATCGCTGTCAACAAGCATCTGAAGAGGATTGATTttagttgttttgttgttgacagCCTTATCAAtgaacaggaaactggtttgccgACTTCAAGTAAGCTAGGAAGCCCATATTCAAGTAAGCACAAAGCCCATATTGATGGTATTGTGACCATAGGTGTAAGTTGTGTTGGTACTGTTGATCtaacttttttcccctcttttcttttttccaggGCTAAATCTTTTAGTATTATGCGAAGTAGCAAAGCAGCTGTAAATGTGGACCCATTGCTTTTTATGCGTCTCTTTTGTACACACACCTTCCGTCCATGCACTATACATGTTCAGACATCTGCAACACCAAACTAGAAGTTCATCCTCAGGCCATGAACCCAGAATCTTTCATGGTCCTAAGAAATGACATGTACTCTGCTGCCACGTCTCACTCAGATATTCGTATACACTTCATGGTGTTCACTGCTCACTGGAATTAATTATTCCTGGTGGTCCACACACCTGAAGTGACATGGTCATTCAAGACAATCAGTGGAACCAGGAAGTTTGTTACACTAGTCTTCTGACCTTGGACTTAGAGATCACATCATTACCCGTACCTGCACTTCATGTTACTCAGTTATATCATGCTCATTATATTCATATTTATATTCTTTTAAACTATTATGTATTCATGTGTTTTGATTGTAACTCTGTATAATCGTGTGTAACCATGCTTGAGCTTTGTGACTTATCTTCCTTGATGGGTTTAAGTAATGGGCAGGATGACATCCTACTGCAGTCACAGACCAAAACCTCAGCATGTTCTGTGAGCAAGGAGCAGGCCAGCCAGTGACACTGTGTGAGAAGTCCTGAGACTTTTTTCTGTGGCCAAGCATAATGTATCAGTCATGTGTATTgactcatttttaaaagatatgGTTGACTGGACACTTGGATGTGCTGTTTTCCCCCTCTAATAATTGCCTTCAGACTAATATTTTGGGAGAACCATGCCTTTGTCCTTCTGCAGTTTGTGACTGAGGTCTAATAAAGATGAGTCTCATATGGTTCCTAATGCTTCTGtatccacacaaacaccacaaacCATTATGTTCTCCAACTAACAATGAAAGAGGCGAGTAAATGGTTTTCTATTAATGATTCACTTTATTCTTGATACAAGTACTCAAACTGCAAAAATCAGGATTACAAAAAAGCCACACTAACAGCATTGGCCCTATCTGAAAACTGTAAATGCTTAAGGGAGGGTGGGTCTGCCTGGGCTTGTGACTGAGtgaagggggagggaggtgttgtatgtgcacatgtgggTGAGATTTGGAAGGAATAGGTGAGTGAAAGGGTTTGGGGCAGAAATGAAATGGCCGTGGGGAGATTATGTGCGAGCGCTTCTCTCCGTCTCAGCCAGACATTCCCGTACAAGAGCACGAGCATGGATGATACCTGCACAGAAGAGGGAAGATGGGTTCCCATTATCAGCATGTCAATACAAAGATCATTAACTACCCACTACATGCGGCACAATCTCATGCCATTGAGCTTCAATCGGGGGTCGCGGAGGTACTGCAGGGGGTACGCCAATTGATTTAatctgaaacattttttttttcctctttcaaAAATTAAAAACGTCCGACGGGCTACAGAAACAATCAAAACATAGAAAAGACGTTTTCTATTTGTTTATAAAATAACACATATGCTACCCATGAATCTTCATGTGATCACCGTCGGAACATGTGTACCACTTACCCATCCGCGCAAAAACACGTTacctgtgtgtgactgacttaGTTCCAAATATAAGATAAGAATATCAGGCCTAAATTTGGGTGGGGGTCCGTGATCAGTGTCTCTCTCATCCAAGACCCCTGCATTACGCAATAACCCTCATTCATGAACCCTTCTGAAACAGATGCCTTTGAGAGAAAAGTATGTAATGAAGCCAACTGTTGCACCTGGCCATTTCTAAACCGCCTTGCTGGAGATCAATTTCTCCATGGTTGTTGACAAATAGTTGGCTCCTGAATTTCTGACTTTTTATTGGAGTAATCGTTTACTCTGATATCAACATAATGAATGACAGAGGGGAGAATACCGTTCCCCTGTACACACCCTGGAGACCGAAATATCATGGATTGATGTTATTTTACTAGGCTGCAAGGGGGTAGAATGACAGACGGACTTAACATTGGCTCTCATTTCCACACCTATATATAGTTCAGGGAATTggacagatgtgtttttttcacAGACACTGgacaaatctgttttttttttcacagacaGAGCCACAAGAGTCATGTTACCTCTCTTAAGTCTCTCCATGGCACTCTTGCTTCCAGCATAAGTGGGCCGGATCTCACGGCCCATCTCTTCAATGACAGACAGCAACTCGCTGTATGTGGATCCCTGAGAAACTTTCACAGGCTGAGAAGACACAAAGCCTATATATGTAGATTACTGGGCAGAGAGAGGTAAAATAATGGTGAAGACATTACACTAATTCAAACTGTAGttacaaaacaaatacaaaaagagTTTGTTacatttaggcctacatttgacatTTATATCCTAAGAAATATACATAAAAACATGCAAATGGTTCACAATAGGAATATTCAACCTTTCCTTACAACTACTACAGAAGAAGAAATGTACCTGTACAAAGCCCATGGACGGTGGCCCAAAATCACTGAAAGCTGGTCTGaagttggaggaggaggggagggagggggatggaACACTGGAGCCTGTGAAAACAAATGCATAGCTAGGTCAACCCATATTCTCAACCACCGTAATGTGGGTGCAAGTGTTGCAGTGTGCTCTTGCAGCTACACCcaactcactctcactcactgagCATCAGttaacctgttttttttttttttttttttttaatgaaataaacagTACAGGTACCATCTCCACCGCTATACACTTCTATTAAGCTTCTCTAAACAGAACGAGAGAAAATGCCAATCCCCACCAATATCATCCCCACAGGAAAGTTTTTCTTAGAGGACCTTACCTGGTGGCGTGTGGTTTGACCCGGCAGGGGCGGGTGCAATCGGCTTGTAGCTCATCCTCAATTCGCCTTGATGATATTCACCGTTTCCGTCCGTGGTGATATACTTATATTGCAAAGCGTCGCAGAAAATCTGAGAAGGGGGTAGAACATTTGGTCCACAGGCAATGTCGCTTTTATGAGCTTTACCCGAGGGTTAACTATTTCTGCCCTGCCAACCCTCTTACCAGTCTGATATGACGTTGCTCCTCGATCAGGTAGGCGACGTAAGCTTGCTAGAGAGCTAGCAGTTATTTACTAGTGATCACACTTCGCGAAGTTGCCGCTCACGCCTACGTGTAACGTTTTTCCTTTCGCAAAACAAAACTTTTCACTCCGACTTCTTTCCACTGTGTTATTATTTCCTCAATAAAAGTTATTTCGAAAATGAGTTTATTTTTAAGATACTTCCATTCAACCTATTTAACAGCTAACAGGTTAGCCTGTTATGCCGAAAACTAACAACGAGATGATACCGGTATGCGACGAAGTTACCGTTTATTCACTTAACATAGTTCGTCTTAGTTTATATTTCATTAGTAAGCGATTAAATGACGCTAGTCGAGATGAACACGACAACCACCTAGCTCAGGAAGTACTGtaaataagcctttttgtcggAGCGTCGGCTCTGTGCTTTCGGCAGAGGAGCTGCTTCCTTTTCCCATGACGCCTTGCGCCCTGTCAGAGGCGTGGCTCAAGCGCTGATCTAGCATACAGTTACTCAGTCTTACATTTAATGCAAATTTcgcttgtttatttattttaattattttcttatgcatgccttttatatatatatatatattacacattaTGCTACtttaatttaggctaggcctacgcttttttttttatccctgcCATGTAGGTCCGTTCCTTGTCGGAATCTCCTTGCTCCTCAGATGTAATTCCTCATTGTCTTAACTGATTCAACTGTAAAGCACTTGGGGTCAACtcctgttgttttaaatgtgctaaTTAAATAAGGTGACTGAGTTGACTCTTGATAAAAAATAACTTTCTTAGCTGGGAGAGCTGAAACTGATATCTGCCTATTTTTAAAAATTCTAGAGATACCGAGGCTCCATCACTTTGTTCTTTTATAAATCAGAAAAATCCGAATCAGACTTACAAGGTCTGCCTTGAAAGGGGACTGTGTAGTAGTCCTGCTTACAGGTACAGCTATTCTAGGCAACTGCTCCTCTGTAAGAGCACATTTATGGTACACAGTACCAAGATAAGAAATTGCACTTCCCactacacattcactcactgtcTAAAGGACTGGCATTGGAGCAATCAGACATGTGAACAGACCTGTTCTGAGTAGAACTCCTGTagcgaagggagagagcagtgaccccaccCGGTCTTGAACCCGGGTCTCCGGGGCATTAACCCTGCAGCTTGACCAAAATGCCAAAGAGCCAGGCCCgttggtatggcagtcagagcgcaTACGCAACTGTAGTGACGGTACTCAGTCACACCTCCTATTAACTGTTATTGATTCCTCTTGAACATTTTCAGGCAACACAAGTAAATTAATTACGTGCTGTTTTTTTAATAGAACAATTCACACAAGAGCAAGCTTTAAACGGATGAGCTGTTGAACTCATCGGCTAAACTCAGTCACCTCTTAAGAAAGTTGTGGACAAATGACTGGTGTGCCAGTCCATGTGGCAGTAAAGTTACCAGGCTCTTGCCAGTAGGCCTATCTTCCTGCCATGCTCACCTCTCACTTTTGAATAAAGAGCAGCAGAATAAAAGAAAGCATCTCCAACTGCTTAAAAAGGTAGTCTAAGTGAGACTgctgttgtaggcctattacattGTCTTCCACTCAAACAAGAAACACAATCTGCTATCAATCAGATAAAGGCCTTTTAGGATGTAGGCTTTTCCAATTTAGGTAAATGGCTGACTACCACAGCAATGTTGTTTCAcatttatgaaagtaagttccTTCACTTTTTGAGATGGGGATTGATTTTGAAATCCACCGTGACATTGAACTACACATTAAAGTAAACAAAGCAACAGACAATGTGGACAATAGGACATTAATGACGGGACACCTTTTGTAAAACCTTTGAAGTGTACTATATTGACAACATTGCAAGGATACAATACACAGGGCCAGAGGATGAGTACGTATCAAGCTGTCACCTCAAGTTAGAGTTGAGGTTTCATGGGAAACAAAATAACAACTAAACCAAAATGTAACATTTGTGTACAGCCTTAATTTGGTAAATTCGGGGAAACAATAAAACGTAAAATACACTGGGCACTTAAACTGAAACCATAGAAAGTTACAGCTTCCAGAAAGATCAAGATTGTTATTGCCAGAAAGGACTTTCATGGCGACAAAGTAAAACTCGGTCAattaaaataggctacaaggtgaaagtgcattttaacagcacataattAAAATAAGAACAAGTGTGTGCGACAATCTTGGTGCAAACCATCAGTAATCTTCGGGAGCAGTCTGATTTGTCTCTGCTATTCAGCGGCGAAGTTGGAGTGGATCACAGCAAAACATTATTCGTTATATTCAGTGTACTTCTTTGCCGACCCATGGACTTTGCTAGCCGGATATTTCTGTCGATTCAAAGCCATTTTGCGAAGGACGGCTTGGGGCAAGTCAACGTGGCATTTCTCTGCAAGCTCTACCAAGTAGATCAAAACATCACTCAGTTCTTGAGCTAAATGCTCCCTCTCTGATTCGGTCCAGTCCGGCAGTCCTTCGGCAACTTCCCCACGCCATTGGAAGAGTTCGGACACCTCTCCTACTTCGCCAACCATTGCCAAGAGGAGATTTCGGGGTTGGTGAAATTGGTTCCAGTCCCTCTCGTCTGTGAACTCTGCCTGCATCCGTCGTATGTCCTCGAGAGTGGGTTCAGTGCTAAATGTGTGTCTCCGGTATTCCTGGACACCATTCACAGGTGAACTGGCATGGTTTTGTCCATTTGTTAACTTTACTTGGTTGTGTTCCTGAGTGCAAAGGGCTTCACCGTTCGGAGGCGAAATAGGCACATCGCTTCTCAGCTCAACCTCTTGTCTGTTATCTTCCATGTTTCGACAGGCAAAGAAAGCTTTTGATTAAATTGTAGGGTAAAACGCTGTAAACCGCTACATGCAGCACGCGTTAAACTCCCGCCACAAGTCACTCAGCAGTCAGCAGCACGTATCAAAACAGGAACTG from Alosa alosa isolate M-15738 ecotype Scorff River chromosome 1, AALO_Geno_1.1, whole genome shotgun sequence harbors:
- the cdk2ap2 gene encoding cyclin-dependent kinase 2-associated protein 2, encoding MSYKPIAPAPAGSNHTPPGSSVPSPSLPSSSNFRPAFSDFGPPSMGFVQPVKVSQGSTYSELLSVIEEMGREIRPTYAGSKSAMERLKRGIIHARALVRECLAETERSART
- the dctpp1 gene encoding glutamyl-tRNA(Gln) amidotransferase subunit B, mitochondrial, with the translated sequence MEDNRQEVELRSDVPISPPNGEALCTQEHNQVKLTNGQNHASSPVNGVQEYRRHTFSTEPTLEDIRRMQAEFTDERDWNQFHQPRNLLLAMVGEVGEVSELFQWRGEVAEGLPDWTESEREHLAQELSDVLIYLVELAEKCHVDLPQAVLRKMALNRQKYPASKVHGSAKKYTEYNE